Proteins encoded together in one Vitis vinifera cultivar Pinot Noir 40024 chromosome 4, ASM3070453v1 window:
- the LOC100245548 gene encoding protein ALTERED PHOSPHATE STARVATION RESPONSE 1, translating into MGCCYSRIEREEMVSRCKARKRYMKQFVKARQALSAAHSMYIRSLRGTGSALLQFATAETNLHYHHHHHHHHLTPIPPSPPPQQPSPPPPPPPMSPSSDTWTSITASPSHLPPPPPPPPPPPPPPAQSSWDFWDPFVPSSSRSVTEEEWEATTMASEAPATTAVSASVTAPPSVVSGFSKDTSSELAMVVSRNSKDLAEIVKEVDDYFLKAADAGSEVSLLLEIPRSTFSNQTGGKVYSCGKSSNPLWCPWASNSKLNGFGRLCEEMVVTDIAGGGIISGSSSHCSTVERLYAWEKKLFQEVKNAESIKIEHEKCVAQLRKLEVKRAADYVKTEKTKKEVEKLESRMMVASQAIETTSTEIIKLRESELYPQLLDIVKGSMSMWRSMYECHQVQMHIVQQLKYLNAIPSTEPTSEIHRQSTLQLELEVQQWHSTFCSLVKTQRDYIQALTGWLRLSLFQFSKNPLSKTRQESMIYSLCEEWHLALDRVPDKVASEGIKSLLTVIHAIVVQQADEQKQKKRSESAFKDLEKKLVELRALECKQSPFSTPESSAITRSKDPIAEKRAKVATLRAKAEEEKSKHEKAVSVTRSVTLNNLQMGFPHVFQAVTGFASVCTHAFESVHNQAKCMDQELDVKRILP; encoded by the exons aTGGGTTGTTGTTACTCGAGAATAGAGAGAGAAGAGATGGTTTCAAGGTGTAAGGCGAGGAAGAGATACATGAAGCAGTTTGTGAAGGCGAGGCAAGCCCTGTCTGCAGCCCACAGTATGTATATCAGATCCCTGCGTGGCACTGGCTCTGCTCTCCTTCAGTTTGCCACCGCCGAGACCAATCTCcactaccaccaccaccaccaccaccaccatctcaCACCGATTCCACCCTCTCCGCCGCCACAGCAGCCCTCTCCTCCGCCTCCACCGCCGCCCATGAGTCCCAGCTCCGATACGTGGACATCCATCACAGCCTCGCCCTCTCATCTACCGCCTCcgcctcctcctcctcctccgccGCCCCCGCCCCCGGCGCAGTCCAGCTGGGACTTCTGGGATCCGTTCGTGCCGTCTTCGTCAAGGTCCGTGACGGAGGAGGAGTGGGAAGCTACGACGATGGCGTCGGAAGCCCCTGCCACGACCGCCGTCTCCGCCAGCGTCACGGCTCCGCCTTCGGTGGTCAGTGGGTTCTCTAAGGACACATCGAGCGAGCTTGCTATGGTGGTGTCAAGAAACAGTAAAGATCTCGCTGAGATCGTCAAAGAGGTCGACGACTACTTTCTTAAAGCCGCCGACGCCGGTAGCGAAGTCTCATTACTCTTAGAAATTCCAAGGTCCACTTTCTCCAATCAGACTGGAG GTAAGGTTTATAGCTGTGGAAAGAGTTCGAATCCATTATGGTGTCCATGGGCTTCGAATTCGAAATTGAATGGGTTTGGGAGACTGTGTGAAGAGATGGTTGTTACTGATATAGCTGGTGGGGGTATTATCAGTGGTAGTAGCAGTCACTGTTCTACTGTGGAGAGGCTATATGCTTGGGAGAAGAAACTGTTCCAAGAGGTTAAG AATGCTGAGAGTATAAAGATAGAGCATGAGAAATGTGTAGCCCAGCTGAGGAAGTTGGAGGTAAAGAGGGCTGCTGACTATGTGAAGACTGAGAAAACCAAGAAAGAGGTTGAAAAGTTGGAGTCTAGGATGATGGTTGCATCCCAGGCCATTGAAACTACCTCTActgaaatcatcaaattaaggGAGTCAGAGCTTTACCCACAACTCCTTGACATCGTAAAAGG ATCGATGAGCATGTGGAGAAGCATGTACGAGTGCCACCAGGTCCAAATGCACATAGTTCAGCAGCTCAAATATCTCAATGCTATCCCATCAACTGAGCCCACATCCGAGATTCACAGGCAATCAACTCTCCAGCTCGAGCTTGAAGTCCAGCAGTGGCACTCAACCTTTTGCAGCCTAGTAAAAACCCAACGAGACTACATCCAAGCACTTACGGGCTGGCTCCGTCTTAGCCTTTTTCAGTTCAGCAAAAACCCACTATCCAAAACCAGACAGGAGTCCATGATTTACTCCCTTTGTGAAGAATGGCACCTTGCACTTGACCGGGTTCCAGACAAAGTGGCATCTGAAGGGATAAAGAGCTTGTTAACAGTAATTCATGCCATTGTAGTTCAACAAGCTGACgagcaaaaacaaaagaagaggtCAGAATCTGCATTTAAAGATCTTGAGAAGAAACTGGTTGAGCTTAGAGCACTGGAATGCAAACAATCCCCATTTTCAACGCCTGAATCATCTGCCATCACAAGAAGCAAGGACCCAATAGCAGAGAAGAGAGCAAAGGTGGCAACTTTGAGAGCAAAAGCAGAGGAGGAAAAGAGTAAGCATGAAAAGGCAGTGAGTGTAACAAGGTCTGTGACATTGAACAATTTGCAGATGGGGTTCCCACATGTCTTTCAGGCAGTGACAGGTTTTGCAAGTGTATGTACTCATGCATTTGAATCGGTTCACAACCAGGCCAAGTGTATGGACCAAGAGCTCGATGTGAAGAGGATACTGCCTTAA
- the LOC109122502 gene encoding L10-interacting MYB domain-containing protein, with amino-acid sequence MASRPTRLRRPYQQHEQQPRAKWTASLTKILADLMVDQVRKGNRQNNSFGKKAWKYMCDDFFKKTGLKWDKEQLKNRYAVLRRQYVIVKSLLDQSDFNWDENTGIITAKDEAWDNYIKEHPDAESMRSAGCPIYKQLCTIFSESGANGTNEQSAEHEEGIPYEYPCPEPLSMHREESSSESDDVAEMADGQDNFQSTLPTGISSRKRGRRGIDNVIAGAILEMAAASKLRTAAIKQRNAKFSITNCVQALDEIQGVDERVYFAALDLFDNPNAREIFLSLKSDKRYTWLCGKCTVSPS; translated from the exons ATGGCTAGCCGGCCCACTCGATTGAGGAGACCATACCAACAGCATGAGCAACAGCCGAGGGCTAAGTGGACAGCATCCCTCACTAAGATACTTGCAGACTTGATGGTTGACCAGGTCCGAAAGGGGAATAGGCAGAACAATTCTTTTGGAAAGAAAGCATGGAAATATATGTGTGATGACTTTTTCAAGAAAACAGGATTGAAATGGGACAAGGAGCAACTGAAGAACCGGTATGCTGTGTTGAGGAGGCAATATGTCATTGTCAAGTCACTTCTTGATCAAAGTGACTTTAATTGGGATGAAAACACAGGCATTATCACGGCCAAGGATGAAGCATGGGACAACTACATTAAG GAACATCCTGATGCTGAGAGTATGAGAAGCGCTGGCTGCCCAATTTACAAACAGCTATGCACAATATTCTCAGAATCAGGAGCCAATGGGACAAATGAGCAATCAGCTGAACATGAGGAAGGAATTCCCTATGAATATCCTTGTCCAGAACCTTTGAGCATGCACCGGGAGGAGTCCTCATCAGAGTCAGATGATGTGGCTGAGATGGCAGACGGGCAAGACAATTTTCAGTCTACTCTACCTACTGGAATTAGTTCTCGCAAAAGAGGCCGCAGAGGAATTGACAATGTTATTGCAGGGGCTATACTGGAAATGGCAGCTGCTTCAAAACTGAGGACAGCTGCTATAAAGCAACGGAATGCCAAATTCTCTATAACCAACTGTGTTCAAGCATTGGATGAGATACAAGGTGTTGATGAGCGAGTCTATTTTGCTGCTCTGGATTTATTTGACAACCCCAATGCCAGGGAAATATTCTTGTCTCTCAAGAGTGACAAACGGTATACATGGCTGTGTGGTAAGTGTACTGTCTCACCTAGTTAG